A genomic region of Gossypium hirsutum isolate 1008001.06 chromosome D01, Gossypium_hirsutum_v2.1, whole genome shotgun sequence contains the following coding sequences:
- the LOC107921638 gene encoding uncharacterized protein, with translation MDQRLERLEQLQKEMQDQLQLQVQEQLDKIQQDMMDKMMESQRSMMTQLTQLLAGGNDKGKGPMANAEESDNDGLPYPPGLTSPHVQTQAEVSGSNPGDNPINPVIPNFDEVAKKKKNKGGIAKRARKMCKWLEEKFRAMESTENYHGIDAKDLSLVLNLVPPYKFKMPEFEKYGSVDC, from the exons atggaccaaagattggaaagactAGAACAGCTCCAAAAGGAGATGCAAGACCAACTTCAGCTGCAAGTGCAAGAGCAGCTAGATAAGATTCAACAAGATATGATGGACAAAATGATGGAGTCTCAAAGAAGCATGATGACTCAGTTGACTCAACTATTGGCTGGGGGAAATGATAAGGGAAAGGGCCCTATGGCTAATGCTGAAGAAAGTGACAACGATGGACTTCCCTATCCTCCAGGCCTCACCTCTCCACATGTGCAGACCCAAGCTGAGGT GTCGGGCTCTAACCCCGGAGATAACCCTATTAATCCTGTTATCCCTAATTTCGATGAAGtggctaaaaagaaaaaaaacaaaggaggAATTGCCAAAAGAGCTAGAAAAATGTGTAAATGGCTTGAAGAAAAATTCAGGGCAATGGAAAGCACTGAGAACTACCATGGGATTGATGCTAAAGATTTGAGCTTGGTCCTGAATTTGGTACCcccttacaagttcaaaatgccagaatttgagaagtacgGGTCAGTTGATTGTTGA